The genome window aaatatatatatatatgttGTTGATATGAACGTTAATGCTTGTTTGGCAAAGAAGTAATGAAACTCCTTTTCAGTCTGGAAAAATGGCAGACAGTGTCTTTCACACCCGTTCGTTGGGAGCTGCAGTCGAAGGCATCAAAGACCAATACGCCGACGGTAAAGCGGCAAAAGTTTGGGAAATATTTATCGGAGATAAAAACTCAAGAACCCAAAATTACAAGAACTTCCTAGTAGGTCTCTTAAAGAAGAAAGGATGCAAAAGAATCCTAGATGTAGCTTGCGGAACTGGGTAAGCTAACTGGTTGCAACACAATTACTTAGTCCAGCTCACGTTTCAATTTTGCGCAGCATCGACTCTGTAATGTTGTTGGAAGAGGGTTTCGAGGTGGTCTCGGTGGATGCTTCGGACAAGATGCTCAAGTACGCCCTCAAAGCTAGATGGAACAGGAGAGATGAACCAGCTTTCTACAACTGGGGTAAAGAGGAAACTTTGTATAAATGCAAATTGCAATCGATTCAATTCCAGTAATCGAAGAGGCCAACTGGTTGACCCTTTTCAATGACATCGAGCACCTCGTCGGTAACGGTTTTGACGCAGTTATCTGTCTTGGAAACTCCTTTGCTCATTTGCTGGACTCGTTCGGAGATCAAAGAGAGCAAAAGTGAGTGTGGAGAAGTTGTGGTATTTTCAGTTCTCTTTGATTTTCATTTTAGGCAAGCtatagaaaattttgaaaaatgtgtcaaaCCAGGTGGACTGTTGCTGATTGATCACAGAAATTACGACCACATTATCAACGCTGGAAGTACTCCCTCCAAATGTATCTACTATAACGTAAGTTTTAGAACTGGAGAActctaatatatttttaaatgtttttgaaatttgcaGAGTAAACACATGACTGATATTAAGACTTCAGTATTATATGTTTGTGGGAAGCCTGCTTTGGTCACTCTAGACTATTTAGTTGATACTTCCCCCATCTACGACAAAGACGGCGAAATTAACATCGAGAATGTTAGGTAAGTAACgtttcaaaattgttttgaagtaccttcaagtaaaaatgtttcagcGAGTTTCGGTTATCCTATTATCCTCACAGACTGGAGGTGTTCAAGAATATGTTGGCTGACGCTTTTGGAGAACGATCAATATTTGACATATATGGTGATTTCAAGAGTTTGGAAGAGATTGAGACTCCTGCTTTTTACATTCAC of Tenebrio molitor chromosome 6, icTenMoli1.1, whole genome shotgun sequence contains these proteins:
- the Gnmt gene encoding glycine N-methyltransferase; this encodes MADSVFHTRSLGAAVEGIKDQYADGKAAKVWEIFIGDKNSRTQNYKNFLVGLLKKKGCKRILDVACGTGIDSVMLLEEGFEVVSVDASDKMLKYALKARWNRRDEPAFYNWVIEEANWLTLFNDIEHLVGNGFDAVICLGNSFAHLLDSFGDQREQKQAIENFEKCVKPGGLLLIDHRNYDHIINAGSTPSKCIYYNSKHMTDIKTSVLYVCGKPALVTLDYLVDTSPIYDKDGEINIENVSEFRLSYYPHRLEVFKNMLADAFGERSIFDIYGDFKSLEEIETPAFYIHVVEKVRGMI